From the Thomasclavelia ramosa DSM 1402 genome, the window GTGGCGTCGTGATCCAATTCAATGGGCGAATAGTGCTCCAATCCTATTTCCTATTGTAGGTGCGCTACAAAATAATGAGTGTCGAATTGATGGTAAAACTTATACTATGACTCAACATGGTTTTTCACGTCATAGTGAATATGAGGCTAATCAAATTAATGATCAAGAAGTAGTTTTTACACTTATTTCAAATGAGGAAATAGCTAAACAATATCCATATTTATTTAAGTTAGATGTAACTTATAAATTGGATAAGAATGTACTTAGCTGTAATTGTAAAGTTACTAATACCGATAGTCAGACTATTTATTTCCAAATTGGTGGTCATCCTGCATTTGCTTGTCCTTTTATGGAAAATGAATCAAGTAATGATTACTATTTAGAATTTAGTGAGAATGAGACTGTTAATCAAAAAATTATTGATGTTGAACATAAAGGAATGTCAGATATAACATTACCGTTTTTAGATAACGAAAAGAGATTTT encodes:
- a CDS encoding aldose 1-epimerase family protein; its protein translation is MITLKNEVLEVTLANKGAEIIKIVGQDDQINYMWRRDPIQWANSAPILFPIVGALQNNECRIDGKTYTMTQHGFSRHSEYEANQINDQEVVFTLISNEEIAKQYPYLFKLDVTYKLDKNVLSCNCKVTNTDSQTIYFQIGGHPAFACPFMENESSNDYYLEFSENETVNQKIIDVEHKGMSDITLPFLDNEKRFFVRQQLFDNDAIVLKDVKSKTLSLKSLNHNKSLVFHMEGFNHLGIWAAKHVGGLIAIEPWVGHSDYVGFTGEFKDKEGVVSLNPSEIFECTFKVEINQ